In one Arachis duranensis cultivar V14167 chromosome 9, aradu.V14167.gnm2.J7QH, whole genome shotgun sequence genomic region, the following are encoded:
- the LOC107466590 gene encoding uncharacterized protein LOC107466590 encodes MSNEAHGNSGAGHKETVFVGSGERIPSDIDVDNVCILTGEEFSADFLRDRVGFRRLPVITDADQRLPNRTDFNINNNYQMVHEDLNHGFGLIRSESDCNSDLSEYYVPRGYVAEVDNRTYPNNFNVLHFDPGGSRVSGQLSRQGSGHFSRQGSGHFSRQVSGKFTRQLSGKVLEGGCCDRVYVVDSPQSSHAYGTAFSEGFFNKIKFLCSFGGRILPRPNDGKLRYMGGETRIISIRKNITWEELMSKTSAICNQTHTIRYQLPGEDLDALISVCSDEDLHHMIEEYEELERAGGSNRLRIFLIPLTEAETPGSNEARVNQASDTDYHYVVAVNGMHNPSPRRNPSGQNLASPFGNNSDYNSPGFHRDSHAAAFSLEAKDCNPTTTNMPGQSPKPSQFLTAMQVASKFNQMPSLSPSFLQPKDPKISDVQHFMDHPCIAVNESILPFVMEKAPHDNSLYTDNTNYVDPIAYYNNHGQGPPYLNYHPINQYTVDADQFRKPSDNFHFHRRTHSNELLYSAISGQNDMIFERPLVTNEGSYHFDKIVSHPHKSSLLPVCDDRAGPHYRMLHVNSESSLLESEENLKVHLQFPPSVERDKLISPETSSHLEECPSQPRVDWQEHEPKYHNLPISGMSHCRKGLTHIGKENLQHVGKNNAQFDEQCINYQHGFCSSSPDLQSSECNVSVAPFSSLESPRNWRDQPHGAPLDRTASEFSIRSQDSSLHNQYATPEADNRPLSLVSFELQPIDSHASQESVLPISYPVMSASSMKEVAIPHEDPDYKEGNTDVNEESSRSINDCSSTGFRSCTQVASNLDKEDEVASTSPTQERVDGLVNTDSENINKPPGDTTPETEAEQFGLQIIENIDLEELQELGSGTFGTVYLGKWRGTDVAIKRIKKSSCFSGRLSEQERMTKDFWREAQILSTLHHPNVVAFYGVVPNGPDGTLATVTEYMVHGSLRNVLVKKERVLDRRKRIMIAMDAAFGMEYLHLKNIVHFDLKCDNLLVNLGDPERPVCKVSDFGLSRIKRNTLISGGVRGTLPWMAPELLDGNNRVSEKVDVFSFGIAMWEILTGEEPYANMHCGAIIGGIVNNTLRPSIPKRCDPEWKKLMEECWNPDPEVRPSFTEIKNRLRNMSVALQNKRHIR; translated from the exons ATGAGTAATGAGGCTCATGGCAATTCAGGTGCAGGACACAAAGAAACGGTGTTTGTTGGTTCAGGTGAAAGAATTCCTTCTGATATTGATGTGGATAATGTGTGTATACTAACTGGTGAAGAATTTTCTGCTGACTTCTTGCGCGATCGGGTTGGTTTTAGGAGACTTCCTGTCATAACAGATGCAGACCAGCGCCTTCCGAATAGAACAGATTTCAACATCAATAATAATTATCAGATGGTTCATGAGGATCTAAATCATGGTTTTGGATTAATAAGATCAGAGTCTGATTGTAACTCAGATTTGTCAGAGTATTATGTACCAAGGGGATATGTTGCTGAGGTTGACAACAGGACTTATCCGAATAATTTTAACGTGCTCCATTTTGACCCTGGCGGTAGCAGAGTATCAGGTCAACTTTCCAGACAAGGTTCTGGTCACTTTTCTAGGCAAGGATCTGGTCATTTTTCTCGACAAGTTTCAGGCAAATTTACAAGACAACTCTCAGGTAAAGTTTTGGAGGGAGGTTGTTGTGATCGAGTGTATGTTGTAGATTCTCCTCAGTCAAGCCATGCATATGGAACAGCATTCTCAGAAGGTTTTTTCAATAAGATAAAATTTCTCTGTAGTTTCGGGGGAAGAATTCTTCCAAGGCCAAATGATGGGAAGCTCAGATATATGGGCGGTGAGACACGGATCATATCCATCAGGAAGAACATTACTTGGGAGGAACTTATGAGCAAGACTTCTGCAATTTGCAATCAAACTCACACTATCAGGTACCAGCTTCCTGGAGAGGACCTTGATGCTCTCATTTCCGTTTGTTCTGATGAGGATCTTCATCATATGATTGAGGAGTATGAAGAGTTAGAAAGAGCTGGAGGCTCTAACCGGCTACGGATTTTTCTCATACCATTAACAGAAGCTGAGACTCCAGGCTCTAATGAAGCAAGGGTCAATCAGGCAAGTGATACTGATTATCATTATGTTGTTGCTGTAAATGGCATGCACAATCCAAGTCCACGAAGGAACCCTAGCGGGCAGAATTTGGCAAGCCCATTTGGTAACAACTCTGATTACAATAGTCCAGGTTTCCATAGGGACTCACACGCAGCTGCATTTTCTTTAGAGGCCAAGGATTGCAACCCAACCACCACAAATATGCCAGGCCAGTCCCCAAAGCCTTCTCAGTTTCTTACTGCAATGCAGGTAGCAAGCAAATTTAATCAAATGCCTTCTTTATCTCCCAGCTTCCTACAACCTAAAGATCCCAAAATTTCTGATGTTCAGCATTTTATGGATCATCCATGTATTGCTGTTAATGAAAGCATTCTCCCCTTTGTTATGGAAAAAGCTCCACACGACAATTCTTTGTATACCGACAATACCAATTATGTTGATCCAATTGCATACTATAACAATCATGGTCAAGGGCCTCCGTATCTGAATTACCATCCCATTAATCAATACACAGTGGATGCTGACCAATTCAGGAAGCCTAGTGataattttcattttcacaGACGAACTCACAGTAATGAGTTGTTATATTCTGCAATAAGTGGTCAAAATGATATGATATTCGAGAGACCTTTGGTTACCAATGAAGGTTCATATCATTTTGACAAGATTGTCTCCCATCCGCATAAGTCAAGTTTATTGCCTGTGTGTGATGATAGAGCAGGACCTCATTATAGAATGTTACATGTTAATTCTGAATCATCACTTCTGGAAAGTGAAGAGAACCTTAAAGTCCACTTGCAGTTCCCACCCAGTGTAGAGAGAGATAAATTGATATCACCAGAAACTTCAAGTCATTTGGAAGAATGTCCATCACAGCCACGAGTTGATTGGCAGGAACATGAGCCTAAGTATCATAATTTACCCATTTCAGGAATGAGTCATTGTAGAAAAGGCTTGACACATATTGGTAAAGAGAACCTGCAACATGTCGGTAAAAACAATGCTCAGTTTGATGAACAGTGCATCAACTACCAACATGGATTTTGCTCATCTTCGCCCGATCTGCAAAGCAGTGAATGCAATGTATCTGTGGCACCATTTAGCTCTTTAGAATCTCCACGCAACTGGAGGGATCAACCACATGGTGCACCATTAGACAGAACTGCTTCTGAGTTTTCCATTAGGAGCCAAGATTCGTCGTTGCACAACCAATATGCAACACCAGAGGCAGACAATCGACCACTTTCCCTTGTCTCTTTTGAGTTACAGCCAATTGACTCCCATGCTAGCCAAGAGTCTGTACTGCCTATCTCT TATCCGGTCATGAGTGCTTCTTCCATGAAAGAGGTTGCTATACCTCACGAGGATCCTGACTACAAAGAAGGAAACACAGACGTTAACGAAGAATCTTCCAGAAGCATCAATGATTGTAGTTCTACAGGTTTTCGGTCATGCACCCAAGTTGCTTCAAATTTAGACAAAGAGGATGAAGTTGCATCAACATCTCCTACACAGGAAAGGGTAGATGGCCTTGTAAATACTGACAGCGAAAACATCAATAAGCCTCCTGGTGATACAACTCCTGAAACAGAAGCTGAACAGTTTGGTTTACAG ATTATTGAGAATATTGATCTTGAAGAATTGCAAGAGCTAGGATCTGGAACCTTTGGAACTGTTTATCTTGGAAAGTGGAGGGGAACTGATGTTGCAATTAAGAGGATTAAAAAAAGTAGTTGTTTCTCTGGTAGATTATCCGAGCAAGAACGGATG ACAAAAGATTTCTGGAGAGAGGCACAGATTCTATCTACTCTTCATCATCCAAATGTGGTAGCATTTTATGGGGTAGTTCCAAATGGCCCAGATGGAACATTGGCAACAGTAACAGAATACATGGTGCATGGATCGCTAAGAAATGTTCTTGTGAAGAAGGAGAG AGTGCTTGATCGTCGCAAAAGGATCATGATTGCAATGGATGCAGCCTTTGGCATGGAATATTTGCATTTGAAAAATATTGTTCATTTTGACTTGAAGTGTGATAATCTACTTGTTAATCTGGGGGATCCTGAGCGACCAGTATGTAAG GTTTCAGATTTTGGCCTATCAAGAATTAAACGCAACACACTTATTTCGGGTGGTGTCAGAGGAACCCTTCCTTGGATGGCACCGGAATTGCTAGATGGTAACAATCGGGTATCTGAAAAG GTTGATGTTTTCTCATTTGGCATTGCAATGTGGGAGATCTTAACTGGGGAAGAGCCATATGCTAACATGCACTGTGGTGCTAtaattg GAGGAATTGTCAATAATACGCTCAGGCCTTCTATTCCGAAACGCTGCGATCCCGAGTGGAAGAAGCTTATGGAAGAGTGCTGGAATCCTGACCCTGAAGTCAGGCCATCCTttacagaaataaaaaataggcTTCGAAACATGTCAGTTGCACTTCAAAATAAGCGGCATATCCGATGA